A genomic region of Exiguobacterium sp. Helios contains the following coding sequences:
- the argB gene encoding acetylglutamate kinase: MTKRKLIKLGGSIFEQLDPRYYEEWNQWLAKKNELIILHGGGPALSAYCQDMNIKAEFKNGIRMTTEAVLLGAERVLGGEVQSKIVYTLNENGLPAIGLTGIDGASIRGKQQPAFGAVGEVTQIDPKLFMTLMESGFIPVVTSLITGMEGTLNCNGDTCAVALAAGLAVDEFELLTDVSGVRLNGTFQTEVTVSELEAGIGSAEIDGGMIPKVEAVIEAVRQGIHQVKIRSGHDVTSRGTRIKEETNERFTTDVFTS; encoded by the coding sequence ATGACGAAACGTAAATTAATCAAACTGGGTGGAAGTATCTTTGAACAATTGGATCCGCGTTATTACGAAGAATGGAATCAGTGGCTTGCTAAGAAAAATGAATTGATTATCCTCCATGGCGGTGGTCCGGCTTTATCGGCCTATTGTCAGGACATGAATATCAAAGCCGAATTCAAAAATGGTATTCGGATGACGACAGAAGCAGTTCTTCTGGGAGCGGAACGGGTGCTCGGAGGAGAAGTGCAATCCAAAATCGTCTACACCTTGAATGAAAATGGACTGCCGGCAATCGGTTTGACGGGAATTGACGGAGCCAGTATTCGCGGAAAACAGCAACCGGCGTTCGGAGCAGTCGGAGAAGTGACGCAGATTGATCCGAAGTTGTTTATGACACTGATGGAATCGGGATTCATCCCTGTCGTCACCTCTTTGATTACAGGGATGGAAGGAACGTTGAATTGTAATGGAGACACGTGTGCGGTTGCTTTAGCGGCAGGGCTGGCTGTCGATGAATTCGAATTACTGACAGATGTATCCGGTGTCAGGCTGAATGGAACGTTTCAGACAGAGGTGACAGTTTCAGAACTGGAGGCGGGCATCGGATCGGCGGAAATCGATGGTGGAATGATTCCGAAAGTCGAAGCCGTCATCGAAGCGGTCCGACAAGGGATACATCAGGTCAAGATTCGTTCTGGACACGACGTGACGAGCCGAGGGACACGGATTAAGGAGGAAACCAATGAGCGCTTTACTACCGACGTATTTACGTCATGA
- a CDS encoding acetylornithine transaminase: protein MSALLPTYLRHDIELVEGKGSFVKDTTGKTYLDFMMGIAVCNTGHRHPHVEQALQEQLQKLWHTSNLFVSSKQERVAAMLTENSHLSHVFFCNSGTEANEGAFKLIRKWTQKKEILTFSQSFHGRTFAMMGATGQDKIKAGFGEMVPDFKHLTFNDFDSLEMITDQTAAVWLEVIQGEGGVIVAGNAWLEALMEKVRKFDVKVVIDEVQTGIGRTGSRFAFEQTPLKPDIITVAKGLGSGFPVGAIITTPEATAIFTPGTHGSTFGGNPLAMAAAEATLDLLLNDQQMKQVQLKGLYLMQQLAQLPKTMVRDIRGRGLMIGVEFHEPVSPLISALQQSGMLVVSAGSNVIRLLPSLFVTEQELDTAVEKIKSVCQQEVMM from the coding sequence ATGAGCGCTTTACTACCGACGTATTTACGTCATGATATTGAATTAGTCGAAGGGAAGGGATCGTTCGTCAAGGATACGACAGGGAAAACCTACCTGGATTTCATGATGGGAATTGCCGTCTGTAACACCGGTCATCGTCATCCTCATGTGGAACAGGCATTACAGGAACAACTGCAAAAATTATGGCATACGTCTAATTTATTCGTCAGCAGTAAACAGGAACGAGTCGCAGCGATGTTGACCGAAAACAGTCATTTGAGCCATGTCTTCTTTTGCAACAGTGGGACAGAAGCGAATGAAGGGGCATTTAAGCTGATTCGAAAATGGACGCAGAAAAAAGAAATCCTGACGTTTAGTCAGTCCTTCCACGGAAGAACCTTCGCCATGATGGGAGCGACGGGTCAAGACAAAATTAAAGCCGGGTTCGGAGAGATGGTTCCGGATTTTAAGCATCTGACTTTTAACGATTTCGACAGTCTTGAAATGATCACGGACCAAACTGCTGCCGTCTGGCTTGAAGTGATTCAAGGAGAAGGCGGGGTAATCGTAGCGGGAAATGCCTGGTTAGAAGCGTTGATGGAGAAAGTTCGGAAGTTTGATGTGAAAGTAGTCATCGATGAAGTACAGACAGGTATCGGACGCACCGGATCGCGTTTCGCCTTTGAGCAGACGCCGTTAAAGCCGGATATCATTACCGTGGCAAAAGGTCTCGGAAGTGGATTCCCGGTCGGAGCAATCATCACGACACCGGAAGCGACGGCCATTTTCACACCGGGTACCCACGGGTCGACATTCGGAGGGAATCCATTGGCGATGGCGGCGGCAGAAGCGACACTGGATTTATTGTTAAACGATCAGCAAATGAAACAAGTTCAACTAAAAGGACTTTATTTGATGCAACAACTCGCTCAATTGCCGAAAACGATGGTTCGGGACATCCGCGGACGTGGATTGATGATTGGGGTTGAATTTCATGAACCGGTCTCACCGCTGATCTCGGCGTTGCAACAATCCGGAATGCTCGTCGTCAGTGCGGGATCAAATGTCATTCGATTGTTACCATCTTTGTTCGTTACGGAACAGGAACTCGATACGGCTGTCGAAAAGATCAAGTCAGTATGTCAACAGGAGGTCATGATGTGA
- a CDS encoding carbamoyl phosphate synthase small subunit, protein MKALGALKLADGQVYPGEFMGTSSVQGEVVFFTGMTGYQEVLTDPSYRGQIIVFTYPLIGQYGISEQDSESCQIQVSGVIVQTLANNGLRSDLADWLAASDVPVLTQVDTRALVHHLRNHGDQIGTITNDVSLVQKQSNLIAVVSTKQPETYQTSQEAGHIVCLDYGVKKSMIEALQVRRMKVTVVPFDTPKSVIDALKPDGLLFSNGPGNPSQLDYLIPEIKKLALAYPTLGICMGHQLIAKSFGCQIEKQHHGHRGANHPVRQVKTGRVFMTSQNHGYVVQADSVQKSELDVAYEHINDGSIEGLFHPTHPILTVQFHPEAHPGPLEAMVIFDQFVTSILKQEVAYAGT, encoded by the coding sequence GTGAAAGCGTTAGGGGCATTAAAATTAGCGGATGGGCAAGTATATCCCGGTGAGTTCATGGGCACTTCGTCCGTTCAAGGAGAGGTCGTATTTTTCACGGGAATGACCGGTTATCAAGAAGTGTTAACCGATCCTTCCTACCGGGGACAAATCATTGTTTTTACGTATCCCCTCATCGGACAATATGGCATTTCAGAGCAGGATTCAGAAAGTTGCCAGATTCAAGTATCGGGCGTAATTGTTCAGACATTGGCGAACAACGGATTACGGTCGGACCTGGCTGATTGGTTGGCAGCATCGGATGTACCGGTTTTGACTCAAGTCGATACGCGGGCACTGGTCCATCATTTGCGCAATCATGGTGATCAAATCGGTACGATCACAAACGACGTCTCACTTGTTCAAAAACAATCGAACTTGATTGCGGTCGTCTCGACGAAACAGCCGGAAACTTACCAAACCAGTCAGGAAGCCGGACATATCGTCTGTCTCGACTACGGGGTTAAAAAATCGATGATTGAAGCGTTACAGGTACGTCGGATGAAAGTGACGGTCGTTCCTTTTGATACACCGAAGTCAGTCATCGACGCATTGAAGCCCGATGGTCTGCTTTTCTCAAATGGACCGGGAAATCCGAGTCAGCTCGATTATTTGATTCCTGAAATCAAGAAACTGGCGCTTGCCTATCCGACGCTCGGCATCTGTATGGGGCATCAACTGATTGCGAAATCTTTTGGTTGTCAAATCGAAAAACAGCATCACGGTCATCGTGGAGCCAATCATCCTGTCCGTCAGGTGAAGACCGGACGTGTCTTCATGACATCACAGAATCACGGATATGTTGTCCAGGCGGACAGTGTCCAAAAATCTGAATTGGATGTCGCGTATGAGCATATCAACGATGGTTCAATCGAAGGATTGTTTCATCCGACACATCCTATCTTGACCGTTCAGTTTCACCCGGAAGCCCATCCCGGTCCACTGGAGGCGATGGTGATATTTGATCAATTCGTGACGAGCATCTTAAAGCAGGAGGTAGCATATGCAGGAACATAA
- the carB gene encoding carbamoyl-phosphate synthase (glutamine-hydrolyzing) large subunit, with product MQEHKKVLVIGSGPIVIGQAAEFDYSGTQACQTLREAGCEVMLMNSNPATIMTDPSTADHIYIEAMTLEKATAIIKRERPTHLLATVGGQTALNLALSLEEAGVLEQYQVELLGTSLETIRDGEDRERFKQRMLELNQPLPISQTIETLEELEGFMDKAGVPLVVRPAFTLGGTGGGIAQTKADARKLAANGLQASPISQCLVEASIAGYKEVEYEVMRDAFDTTIIVCNMENIDPVGVHTGDSVVFAPIQSISDQMNQTLRTASREIVSALGVVGGCNIQFAVHPTEQTYYVIEVNPRVSRSSALASKATGYPIAKLATRLALGERLDDCINPVTKETMASFEPVLDYVTAKVPCFPFDLFPASDRTLGTQMKATGESMAMGKTLEEALQKAWRGAGIEQAPLYPGWMKEAETDVLWQEVSQITDRRLLAMLALLDRQATTHNELAEKTQIQSLFITTLETLILMQETLDLNLKESLQQAKRFGFTDRQIAQIADVPVEVVQQQRRSFLIQPSFQMIDTCGAEFSSLTPYFYGSWSGRTEVTPSSRKKVAVLGAGPIRIGQGIEFDYCSVHAVRALQQAGYETIMINNNPETVSTDFEVADRLYVEPLTIEDVVHVLEAEQCQQVLVQFGGQTAITLAAGLEQLGYQLLGTTADTIDEMEDRDRFYQFLDRLQIDRIPGQEVSNPEELTAVVQKLGYPLMIRPSYVIGGKGMHRLTTASDLEKLLPEIAFPILVDAYIEGQEFEVDCISDKTTTYVPVIMEQIEAAGVHSGDSTMILPPVSASADLQDEIERIAQTIGQHLDYQGAFNIQFVVKDQTIYVLEINPRASRTLPIVSKVTGQPLLEWAVQAAIGMQVDALPTARLTLPFHAVKTPVFSTLKLRGVDPMTGPVMRSTGETLQWTEAGFAKERFVFDQTTKAAMSKRTRRICGAGTHTWSDGEELEQDTEFDTCLVFFSKAEEERIQREKALAQGAIVITEEHLAHYFESVQAIAMCTVKRLAEWTKQKEPIQ from the coding sequence ATGCAGGAACATAAAAAAGTCCTGGTCATCGGATCAGGCCCGATCGTGATTGGTCAAGCAGCAGAATTTGATTACTCGGGTACACAGGCATGTCAAACACTTCGGGAAGCGGGATGCGAGGTCATGTTGATGAATTCGAATCCGGCTACGATCATGACGGATCCATCAACAGCGGATCATATCTATATCGAAGCAATGACGCTTGAAAAAGCGACTGCCATTATCAAACGTGAGCGACCGACCCATTTATTAGCGACAGTTGGCGGACAAACCGCTTTAAATCTTGCTTTATCACTCGAAGAGGCGGGAGTTCTTGAACAGTATCAAGTCGAACTGCTGGGCACCTCCCTTGAAACGATCCGGGACGGCGAAGACCGCGAACGGTTTAAACAACGGATGCTGGAACTGAATCAACCGCTCCCGATCAGTCAAACGATTGAGACACTGGAAGAGCTGGAAGGATTCATGGACAAGGCAGGCGTCCCGCTTGTTGTCCGTCCTGCATTTACGCTAGGGGGGACCGGGGGCGGTATTGCTCAAACGAAAGCAGATGCCCGCAAACTTGCAGCGAATGGACTTCAGGCCAGCCCGATTTCACAATGTCTCGTCGAAGCCAGCATTGCCGGTTATAAAGAAGTCGAGTACGAGGTGATGCGGGATGCTTTTGATACGACGATCATTGTCTGCAACATGGAGAATATCGATCCGGTCGGTGTACACACGGGAGATTCTGTCGTCTTCGCACCCATTCAATCGATATCCGATCAAATGAATCAAACCTTACGGACGGCATCACGGGAAATCGTGTCAGCGCTCGGTGTCGTTGGGGGCTGTAATATTCAGTTTGCAGTCCATCCGACAGAACAGACGTACTATGTCATTGAAGTCAACCCCCGGGTCAGCCGTTCTTCGGCTTTAGCTTCAAAAGCAACGGGTTATCCGATTGCGAAATTAGCGACCCGTCTTGCACTCGGTGAGCGTCTCGATGATTGCATCAACCCGGTGACAAAAGAAACGATGGCCAGTTTCGAACCAGTCCTGGATTATGTCACAGCTAAAGTACCCTGTTTCCCATTTGATCTTTTCCCTGCAAGTGACCGCACACTCGGTACGCAGATGAAGGCGACCGGAGAGAGCATGGCGATGGGAAAGACACTCGAGGAAGCCTTACAAAAAGCATGGCGCGGTGCCGGAATCGAACAAGCCCCGTTGTATCCGGGCTGGATGAAAGAGGCTGAGACGGATGTACTATGGCAGGAAGTCAGCCAAATCACGGACCGCCGATTGTTAGCGATGTTGGCATTGCTGGACCGGCAGGCGACGACACACAACGAGTTAGCTGAAAAAACACAAATTCAGTCATTATTCATTACAACGCTCGAGACTTTGATCCTGATGCAGGAAACGTTGGATCTGAATTTAAAAGAATCGCTGCAACAAGCAAAACGCTTCGGATTTACCGACCGGCAGATTGCGCAGATTGCCGATGTACCGGTGGAAGTCGTCCAGCAACAACGCCGTTCCTTTTTAATTCAGCCGAGTTTTCAAATGATTGATACCTGTGGAGCAGAATTTTCAAGTCTGACGCCGTACTTTTACGGCAGTTGGTCAGGTCGGACGGAAGTCACGCCATCCAGCCGGAAGAAAGTGGCTGTCCTCGGGGCCGGACCGATCCGGATCGGACAGGGAATCGAGTTTGACTACTGCTCGGTCCATGCTGTCCGTGCCTTGCAGCAAGCCGGTTATGAAACGATTATGATCAACAATAATCCGGAAACCGTTTCGACCGACTTTGAGGTCGCGGATCGTCTTTACGTCGAACCGTTGACGATTGAAGATGTTGTGCATGTCCTGGAAGCAGAGCAATGTCAGCAGGTGCTTGTCCAGTTCGGCGGACAGACCGCCATCACACTGGCAGCCGGGCTCGAACAGCTGGGTTACCAGCTGTTAGGGACGACGGCAGACACAATTGACGAGATGGAAGACCGTGATCGTTTTTATCAGTTTTTGGACCGGTTACAGATTGACCGCATACCGGGTCAAGAAGTTTCAAACCCTGAAGAGCTGACAGCAGTCGTACAAAAACTTGGTTATCCGTTGATGATTCGTCCATCGTACGTCATTGGCGGAAAAGGAATGCATCGTTTAACGACAGCAAGCGATTTAGAGAAATTATTGCCGGAAATCGCATTTCCGATCCTGGTGGATGCGTACATCGAAGGACAAGAGTTCGAAGTCGACTGCATTTCAGACAAGACAACGACGTACGTACCGGTCATCATGGAACAAATTGAAGCCGCCGGTGTTCATTCGGGTGATTCAACGATGATTTTACCCCCGGTTTCAGCTTCGGCAGACTTACAGGACGAGATTGAACGGATTGCGCAAACAATCGGTCAACACTTGGATTACCAAGGGGCCTTCAATATTCAGTTTGTCGTCAAAGATCAAACGATCTATGTGCTCGAGATTAATCCCCGCGCATCAAGGACGTTACCGATCGTCTCGAAGGTGACGGGACAACCGTTGCTTGAATGGGCTGTTCAAGCAGCCATCGGGATGCAGGTCGATGCCTTGCCGACTGCTCGATTGACATTGCCGTTTCATGCCGTCAAGACGCCGGTTTTTTCAACATTGAAGTTACGTGGGGTTGATCCGATGACAGGTCCTGTCATGCGTTCAACCGGAGAAACGTTACAGTGGACGGAAGCGGGATTTGCCAAAGAACGGTTCGTCTTCGATCAGACGACGAAAGCCGCGATGTCGAAACGCACACGTCGTATCTGTGGAGCGGGAACCCACACATGGTCGGACGGAGAGGAACTAGAGCAGGATACCGAGTTTGATACGTGTCTCGTGTTCTTCTCAAAGGCGGAAGAGGAACGGATACAACGGGAAAAAGCACTTGCTCAGGGAGCGATTGTCATTACTGAAGAACATCTTGCCCACTATTTTGAATCCGTCCAAGCTATAGCGATGTGTACCGTGAAACGGTTAGCCGAATGGACGAAACAAAAGGAGCCGATCCAATGA
- the argF gene encoding ornithine carbamoyltransferase — protein MTTTQRLKHLLTLEELTAEGLTELLELAKAVKASPATYAQTLAGKKVALLFEKASTRTRISFEVGVVELGGYPVVLNGSDMQIGRGESLSDTIQVMSRYVDSLMIRTFAHETVETLAAHGTIPIINGLTDLHHPCQVLADLLTIEEHFGQRQGKILAYVGDGNNMAHSLLLGGALSGMTVRICSPAAYAPDQTIIDQAKVLAQKSGGRIEQYTDPVQAVAGADVIYSDVFASMGQEGESADRLKAFQGYQVNQALLMTAADDVIFLHCLPAHRGEEVTAEVIDGSHSLVFDQAENRLHAQKALMIELIGVMD, from the coding sequence ATGACGACAACACAACGATTAAAACATTTGCTGACACTGGAAGAGTTGACCGCAGAAGGACTGACTGAGTTGCTGGAACTGGCGAAGGCCGTCAAAGCCTCTCCTGCGACTTATGCTCAAACACTTGCAGGAAAAAAAGTTGCTTTGCTGTTTGAAAAAGCATCGACGCGCACACGGATTTCTTTTGAAGTCGGTGTCGTCGAATTAGGGGGATATCCGGTCGTCTTAAACGGATCGGATATGCAAATCGGTCGCGGAGAATCTCTCAGCGATACGATTCAAGTCATGAGCCGTTATGTTGACTCCTTGATGATTCGGACCTTTGCCCATGAAACGGTCGAGACGTTAGCGGCACACGGGACAATTCCAATTATCAACGGATTGACTGACCTTCATCATCCGTGTCAGGTGTTAGCTGATTTACTGACGATCGAAGAACATTTTGGTCAACGTCAAGGCAAGATACTCGCTTATGTTGGAGATGGAAACAACATGGCACATTCGCTGCTTTTAGGAGGAGCGTTAAGTGGAATGACAGTTCGAATTTGCAGTCCGGCCGCCTATGCACCGGATCAAACGATTATCGATCAAGCAAAAGTACTGGCACAAAAGTCAGGCGGCCGAATCGAACAATATACGGATCCTGTTCAAGCGGTTGCGGGTGCAGATGTCATCTACAGTGATGTATTTGCCAGCATGGGACAAGAAGGAGAGTCGGCAGATCGTCTGAAAGCATTCCAAGGATATCAAGTCAATCAAGCGTTGTTGATGACAGCTGCTGACGATGTGATTTTCCTGCACTGTCTTCCGGCACATCGCGGGGAAGAAGTGACGGCAGAAGTCATTGACGGCAGTCACTCACTTGTATTTGACCAGGCGGAAAACCGGCTCCATGCTCAAAAAGCATTAATGATCGAATTGATTGGAGTAATGGACTAA
- a CDS encoding MBL fold metallo-hydrolase, with protein sequence MIQMKMPGVTVYQSTLMKTTSTLIETPDCLIVVDPGWLPDEIATIRRDVEIIRHDRPLYIVYTHAHFDHILGAYAFKDAIAIASRRFVDVNRTAALEEVQNFNDEYYIESPVLFPNITHVIEESETTLTIGKTKLLFFLTPGHESTHLSFVVMPLHILVCGDYASDVEIPLIEHDSGEYLTTLELLESFIYEYEVKLLIPGHGHICDVRTEMIERLHLSYDYILALRAHKESDWSPSWQRTSFMGRLHEKNKRQITKEQTEQLARRQYD encoded by the coding sequence ATGATTCAAATGAAAATGCCCGGTGTCACGGTCTACCAAAGTACATTAATGAAAACGACCTCGACCTTGATTGAGACACCCGACTGTCTGATCGTCGTTGATCCGGGCTGGTTACCGGATGAAATCGCAACAATCCGCCGCGATGTGGAAATCATCCGACACGACCGTCCTCTTTATATTGTGTATACACATGCCCATTTCGATCATATATTAGGTGCCTATGCTTTCAAAGATGCGATCGCGATCGCGTCTCGCCGCTTTGTGGATGTGAACCGGACGGCAGCACTGGAAGAAGTCCAAAATTTTAATGACGAATACTATATCGAGTCCCCTGTCCTTTTTCCGAATATTACACACGTCATCGAGGAGTCCGAAACGACGTTGACGATCGGTAAAACCAAACTGCTGTTTTTCCTGACTCCCGGTCATGAATCTACTCACTTATCGTTCGTGGTGATGCCGCTCCATATCCTCGTCTGTGGTGACTATGCATCCGACGTCGAAATTCCTTTGATTGAACACGATTCGGGTGAATATTTAACAACGCTTGAATTGCTTGAATCGTTCATTTATGAGTATGAGGTAAAGCTACTTATTCCAGGACACGGTCATATTTGTGACGTTCGCACGGAAATGATCGAACGCCTTCATTTGAGTTACGACTACATCTTAGCCTTACGTGCACATAAGGAGTCGGACTGGTCGCCCTCATGGCAGCGAACGTCCTTCATGGGGCGATTGCACGAAAAAAATAAACGGCAGATTACAAAAGAACAGACTGAGCAGCTCGCCCGGCGTCAATACGATTAA
- a CDS encoding imm11 family protein yields MNKVRVWSEQLMGKGWMATCHHQIDRYRFTTGEWFLNASLLAFSIEQDADMLPDVLPNELRIPLVSERMKQILERLTPFSVQCLRVQLKTRTGLINYYLINILAVRRVEHLHKTEIFRTLRKKQVYFMTERIISTSLGPHHILRDERTERIFLSDTLARCFQQLAVTGIHFDEINRMEEII; encoded by the coding sequence GTGAACAAAGTTCGAGTTTGGAGCGAACAGCTGATGGGAAAAGGATGGATGGCGACATGTCACCATCAAATCGATCGTTATCGCTTCACGACAGGAGAGTGGTTTCTTAACGCAAGCTTACTTGCCTTTTCAATCGAACAGGATGCAGATATGCTACCGGACGTGCTTCCGAACGAATTGAGGATCCCCTTAGTATCTGAACGGATGAAACAGATATTGGAGCGGCTGACACCGTTTTCCGTCCAATGTCTTCGTGTCCAGCTGAAGACACGAACGGGACTCATCAATTACTATCTCATCAATATTCTAGCGGTAAGACGGGTGGAACATCTACATAAGACGGAAATTTTCCGCACTCTTCGGAAAAAACAAGTCTACTTCATGACGGAGCGAATCATCAGTACATCGCTTGGTCCCCACCACATCTTGCGGGATGAACGTACGGAACGTATTTTCCTCTCGGATACGCTAGCACGGTGTTTCCAGCAACTAGCCGTGACAGGCATACATTTTGACGAGATAAATCGAATGGAGGAAATTATATGA